The window ATACAAGAGGTTAAAAAAACAAAAAGCAGGATAATTACAGAAGGTTTCATAAGATTGGTTTTCAGATAACTATCAAAAACCATACCCTCCCACTATTCAAAAAGCAAATCCGAGACATAAGATTTACCGCTATTAGAAATTTGTAGTTAAAAAAACAACTAACACTTACACATGACACATGACACATGACACATGACACATCCTATAATAAACTATTACATGATAAACCTCCTGTGTTTTAGCATAATTATCTTTTCAAAAACAATCAGGCTCTAAGGATTTAAAACGACATACTTTTATCAACAATTTTAGAATTAAATTGTTTTTATTTTTATCGTTTAGCAAAACCATAAATCAAAAAAAAACTTATTTACAATAGTTTATAGTGGTTAATTACAAGCACATTATTTCTAGGAACTAAACCTTCTTTAAATAAAGATTTTTGGCAACATTCTGAGACACCACTATCTCTGTCTTATCAAATTCAATTTTCACCGAATTGTCGTAAGGCTCTTTATGTTGTATTGTAATTATTGTTCCCAACGCAATATTATTACTATCTAAATATTTCAAAAATTCTGAGGACGTATCATCCACTCCAACACACTTATAGACACCTCCGGTTTCAGCTTTAGCTAAAACTATTTTTTCAATATGCTTAAAGTTACCCGCTTTATCTGGTATTGGATCACCATGCGGATCGTGAGAAGGAGAACCTAAAAAGACATCTAATTCGTCTATTAACTTTTCAGATTTTATATGCTCAAGATGCTCGGCAACTTCATGGACCTCATCCCAAGAAAAATTTAATTTTTCCACCAAAAACACCTCCCAAAGGCGATGTTTTCTGATAATATTTAAAGCAACACGGCGCCCTTCGTCTGTCAAAGTAACTCCTTGATATTTTTTATAATCAGCATATCCTTTTTCAGATAATTTCTTAATCATATCCGTAACAGAAGACGCCTTGGTTTCTAAAGCTGTTGCAATCGCGTTAGTATTAACGTTTTTTTCACCATTACTTCCTAAGTGGTAAATAGCTTTAATATAGTTTTCCTCTGTTAGTGTAATCATAGATTTATCGTGTTCTGCAAATATAGAAAAGATATCTTTATTAAAATATTTTTAGACTCATCTAAAAATAATTTTATATTTGCGCAAAATTAAATAAAGATGAGACTAATAATACTTTTCATATTAACATCATGTGCTTTTGTAAACGCACAAAACACTTATCAAATTCAAGGGAAGATAACCTCAGAAGGAAAACCTCTATCGTTTGCAAATATTTATATTGAAGACATCTCCGAGGGAGCAGTCTCTGACAAAAATGGAAACTACAGCATTAAAAACCTGAAACCAGGCACTTATACTATAATAGCTTCTTTTATTGGCGCTAAAACAAAAACTAAGCAAGCCATAATAACCAATGACAATGCTTATGTTTCTTTTGATTTAGACTATAAAAACGATTTAGATGAAGTTGTTATTACCGGAACAAGGACAGAAAAACGACGCACAGACTCTCCCGTAATTGTAAATTTAATTGACAGTGAAACATTACAACAAGTAGTCGCTACTGATCTTTCTGAAGGCTTACGCTTCCAACCAGGATTACGCGTAGAGATGGATTGCCAAACTTGTAACTACAGTCAAATTCGCATGAATGGGCTTCAAGGTGGTTATTCTCAAATTCTTATTAATGGTCGTCCAATTTTTAGCCCACTAACCGGTTTGTATGGCCTAGAACAAATCCCAGTAAATATGATCGAACGCATTGAAGTTGTTCGCGGTGGCGTTTCGGCGCTTTACGGATCCAGTGCCATTGGTGGAACCGTTAATGTTATTACCAAAATACCAAAAAAAAATGGTTATAACTTTAGTTATGCTTACCAAAATATAGATGGCGGTGCGGATCAAAATTTAATAAACGGAAACGCAACCGTAGTAAGTGAAGACTACAAATCAGGGGCTACTTTCTTTATAAGCAACCGAAAGAGAACAGCATACGACGCTAATAACGACAACTTCTCAGAATTACCCGAACTTAAAAATACTTCTTTTGGCGTAAATGCCTTTTATTTGCCTACAGAAAATTCTAAATTAGAAGTCAATTTAAGCAAACTATATGAATATCGCTATGGCGGAGAAATTGTAGACAAACCCGCTTATTTAACACAACAGTCGGAAGAAAGAGACCACCACGTTCTTATGGCAAGTTTAGATTACCAAATAAATTTTAATGATGATAAAAATTCATTAATCTTCTATTACGGCGGGCAACGTACCGACCGTGACCATTACACAGGAATAACTCCAGATGACCCAAACGAACAAATTGATTTTTTTAAAGATCCACCTTATGGTATATCAGAAGTAACCACACATCAAGGAGGGATTCAACTAAATAATAAATTTGATGATTTTTTAGGAGGAACAACAGTACTAACGGCAGGTTTAGAATATGTTTATGACGATGTTATGGACCAAATAATTGCCTACAACTATCTTATTGATCAAACTACAAAAAATCTAGGTGTATTCCTTCAAAATGACTGGGAAGTTACAGAGGAACTCAATTTTCTAGCAGGTTTTAGACTAGACAACCACAACTTAGTTGACACTACTATTTTTAGCCCTAGATTATCCTTACTTTACAAACTAAAAGAAACCACACAGTTCCGTTTAGGATGGGGTACTGGTTTTAGAGCTCCACAAGCTTTTGACACCGACTTACACATTGCCTTCGCAGGAGGAGGAATATCAAGAATATCCCTTGCAGAGAACTTAATCGAAGAACGCTCCAATAGCTTCACTGCCTCGGTAAACTATGACAAAGCTTCAGAACATTTTATTGCTGGATTTACAGTAGAAGGATTCTACACCCATTTAAACGACGCCTTCTATCAAGCTCCAATTGGTGAAGATGAATTTGGAGAACGTTTTGAAAAAAGAAATGGAACAGGAGCAACCGTAAAAGGTTTTACACTAGAAGCACGTGCAAATTTTGATTATGTATTCCAGGTTGAAGCAGGATTAACATTACAATCCAGTCTATTTGACGATCCAGTAGAAAACATTGAAGGACTAGACGCCAAACGTGATTTTTTGAGAACCCCAAACAATTACGGCTATGCCACATTTACCTATACACCAACCAAACGATTGACCGCTAGTGCCAACTTAATTTACACAGGGCAAATGGATATTATTCATTTTGCAGGAGAAAACACAGGACAAGCTATTGACCAATACGATACGACAGACCCTTTTACAGAACTAAGCCTCCGTTTAGGATACACCTTTAACTTACCAAAAGTAAGCACAGACATTGAATTATTTGGAGGTGTTAAAAATATAACAAACAGCTACCAAACAGACTTTGATACCGGCAAAAATCGAGACAGTAATTACATTTATGGTCCCGCAGCACCAAGAACCGTATTTATAGGTCTTTCTATTAATTCGCTTTAATAATATTGATGAGAATTAGTCTAATTACAATACTATTATTCACAGCCACAACTGTCTTTTCACAAACTGAAAAGACAGTCCATTGGCTTAATTTTGAACAACTAGAAGACGCTCTAAAATTAAAACCAAAAAAAGTGCTTATTGACTTTTACGCAGATTGGTGCGCACCTTGTCTGAAAATGCAGAAAGACGTATTCACCGACTCGTCAATAGTCAACACAATTAACAAAGAGTATTATGCTGTCCGAATGAATGCTGAAACTAGTGACACGGTCCATTTTGGCAATCAACTATTTATAAATAACCGTTTAAACAAAAGAAATCCAATACATCAGATTCCTTTATTAATGGCTCAGCAGAAAAACAAACCCTTTTCATTACCTGCCCTAGTCTTTTTAGACGAAAAATTTAATGCCACAGCACGGTATTTCCAATTTCTAAATGTAACACAACTCTACAACATACTTGTAAATCAACACTAAACACGTGTTAATACAAATAAAAACCAGTTAAAGCTTGTTATTTTTAGTACCTTCGTAATAAATATTTAGACCAATGAAAAAAATAATTCTACTTTTAGGAATTACCACGATTCTAGTAGGCTGTAATAACAACCCCAAAGACAACGGAAAACTCAACATAGTCACCACTACGACGATGCTAACCGATTTAGTTAAAAATATTGGGGGTGACAGTATTAATATTAATGGTTTAATGGGAAGCGGAGTAGACCCACACCTTTACAAAGCAAGCGAAGGTGATGTTACAAAACTAGTTAATGCCGATATTATATTTTTTAACGGCCTACATCTTGAAGGAAAATTAGTTGAAGTTTTCGAAAAAATGGGAAGCCAAACAAAAACACCAATTGCACTGGCAGATGTAATTGATAAAACGACACTAATAGGCTCAGAATATTTTGCATCTAATTACGATCCACATGTTTGGTTTAACATCTCTTATTTCAAACAATTTGCAACTAAGGTCGCAGCTGTCTTATCAGAGAAAGACGCAAAAAATGCAGACTATTACAACGCCAATGCTACAGCTTTTTTATCTAAACTAGACACCCTAGAAAACACGGTTAATTCAAAAATAGAGACACTTCCTGCAGACAAGCGCATTCTTGTAACTGCACATGATGCTTTTAATTACTTCGGAAAAAGTTACGGCTTTGAAGTTGTTGGTTTACAAGGTATATCGACAGCAACAGAAGCTGGTGTAAAAGATGTCCAAAATTTAGCTAACTTTATAATAGAAAATAAAGTGAATGCTATTTTTATTGAAAGCTCAGTACCAAAACGAACTATTGAAGCCTTACAAGAAGCTGTTAAATCAAAAGGTCATGATGTAAAAATTGGAGGCACATTATATTCTGATGCTTTAGGAAGCGCAGGAACTGTTGAAGGCACTTACATTGGTATGTTTGAATACAATGTAAACACCATTGTTAATGCGCTTAAATAAGTTAGCTAAAATAAAAAATAAATAGTGAGATCCTAAAACAAGTGCAGGATGACGCAACACTAGCTAAAAACAGGTTTGCCTTAAGTATATTTTTTGATTCGTTTTATGAAAAACTAAAAAATGAATATATTTTGAATTAAATAAAACTCCCAATTATTTAGGAAATAGTTATGAAACAAAAAATAGCAGTAAAAGTAGACGATCTTACCGTAGCATACAATTACAAACCTGTGCTTTGGGATATTGATTTAGAAATTCCCGAAGGTGTACTTATGGCAATTGTTGGACCAAACGGAGCAGGTAAATCAACGCTAATAAAATCTATTTTAGGCATATTAAAACCCATAGCTGGTAGTGTAACTATTTACGATAAACCATATGATAAGCAACGAAAACTAGTCGCTTACGTACCACAAAAAGGAAGTGTAGATTGGGATTTTCCAACCACAGCTTTAGATGTTGTGACTATGGGTACTTATGGAAGTTTAGGTTGGATAAAACGCCCTGGACAAAAAGAAAAGAAAGCAGCATTAGAAGCTTTAGAAAAAGTAGGCATGTTACCATTTAAAAGCAGACAAATCAGTCAACTATCCGGTGGACAACAACAACGTATATTTTTAGCACGAGCATTAGTACAAAATGCTTCAATCTATTTTATGGACGAGCCTTTTCAAGGTGTTGATGCCACTACAGAAATTGCAATAATTAATATTTTAAAAGAATTACGTAAAGCCGGAAAAACAGTCATTGTGGTGCATCACGATTTACAAACCGTTCCGGAATATTTTGATTGGGTTACTTTTCTAAATGTGAAGAAAATAGCAACAGGTCCTGTTAAAGACATCTTTAATGATGACAACTTAACCAAGACTTATGGTATTAATTATAAAGTAAGTATTCAGGAATAATGGATTTACAAGAATATTTTTCTTTGGTCTTTAGCGACTACACTTTAAGAACCATCACACTAGGAACTGCCATTTTAGGAGCCGTAACCGGTATGCTTGGAAGCTTTGCAGTGCTAAGAAAACAAAGTTTACTTGGGGACGCAATATCACACGCTGCATTACCCGGAATTGCTATTGCCTTTTTAATAACAGGCGCAAAAGACAGTAACACTTTACTTTTAGGTGCTTTAGTAAGCGGGTTAATCGGAACCTTTTGGATTAGAAGTATCGTAAAAAAAACGCACTTAAAAAGCGACACAGCCTTAGGATTAATCTTATCTCTGTTTTTTGGATTTGGGATGCTATTGCTAACCTTTATACAAAAACAACCCAATGCAAATCAGGCAGGATTAGACAAATATTTATTTGGTCAAGCCGCAACTTTAGTAGAAAGTGACGTTTGGATGATGGCAACCGTTACGGGATTATGTTTATTTGTATTGCTATTATTTTGGAAAGAATTTAAAATCTTACTTTTTGACGCAGACTACACAAAAACACTAGGTTTTAATACTAAATTTATTGATGTTTTAATTACTAGTTTTATTGTTTTAGCAATTGTATTAGGATTACAGACAGTAGGTGTTGTTTTAATGAGTGCGATGCTTTTAGCGCCTGCTGCTGCTGCAAGACAATGGACCAACAGCTTATCTAAAATGGTGTTTTTAGCAGCTATATTTGGTGCTTTTTCGGGTGTCTTTGGTACAGCCATCAGCGCCAGTCAAACTAATCTATCAACAGGACCAGTCATTGTTTTAGTAGCCTCAGTGTTTGTGGTGTTTTCATTCGTGTTTTCTCCAAGTCGAGGCTTATTATTTAAACAGATACGATTTATTAAAAACAGACGTGATTTAGAATTACACAAAACTTTAGCGTTTATGCATCATATTGCCGAAACACATGACGACATTTCTCACCCACATGCTATCAAGCTATTAAATAATTTTCAAGGGTTCACAAGAAAAACGCTTCAAAATTTAGTCGAAAAAAAATATGTCACACTAGACGGAAATATGTGGAGTTTAACCAAAACTGGCTTCGAAACTGCCGCAAATTTATACACAAAACAAGCTACAGAAGATGAATAGCGCTCAAATAGAAATACAATTAATTGCTAGCTTAGTTGCCTTAGCTTGTGCTATTCCTGGGACTTTTTTAGTCCTACGTAAAATGGCAATGATCAGTGACGCCATTAGCCATTCTATCCTACCCGGTATTGTGGTTGGTTTTTTTATCACACAAGATTTAAATTCACCTTTGCTAATTGTTTTAGCAGCTTTTACCGGTGTTATCACAGTTGTTTTAGTCGAATATATTCAAAAAACAGGCTTAGTAAAAGAAGATACAGCAATCGGCTTAGTGTTCCCTGCACTATTTAGTATTGGTGTGATCTTAATAGCAAAAAACGCTAACGATGTTCATTTAGATGTGGATGCTGTTTTGGTTGGCGAATTAGCATTAGCTCCTTTCGATAGACTAGTCGTTTCAGGTGTTGATATAGGCCCAAAATCGCTATGGATAATTGGAACCATTTTATTGATTACTACCACTTTGCTAATTGCCTTTTATAAAGAACTAAAAGTAAGCACTTTTGACAAAGGACTAGCAGCCTCTCTAGGGTTCTCTCCTGCCATTATACACTACGGATTAATGACTGTATCATCTATCACTACAGTTGGTGCATTTGATGCTGTAGGCGCTATTTTAGTCGTTGCTTTAATGATTGCGCCTGCCGCAACTGCCTACTTACTAACCACCAACTTAAAAAAGATGCTAGCCTTAGCTGCTTTTTTTGGTGTTTTTAGTGCCATTTCCGGCTATTGGTTAGCCCATTTACTGGACGCTTCTATTGCTGGTTCAATAACAACAATGCTCGGCCTGCTATTTTTAGCTGTCTACTTATTCGCGCCAAATAAAGGTGTTATTGCCGTTATGTATCGTGAAAAACAACAACGCATAGAAGTAAGCTTATTAACTTTTTTGTTACACCTAAAAAATCATAGCGAAGTTGAAGAGCGTCACGTCAATCATTTAAGAGAACACATAAATTGGCAAAAAATTAGAGCCAAAACCGTTTTAGAATTAGCGCTTAAAAATAATATGATTGCTGTTAATAATAACGTTGTGTCACTAACAGACAAAGGAGACACCTTTACCTCAAAAGCGATCGATTATATAATTACTAACGAAGATGCTCAGATAGAAGACATGAAAGATGATTTCTTTTTATTTAGAGGGTAAAAAAAAAAGACCTCTCAGATTAGAGAAGTCTCTTGTTTTATTTTTATTTAAAGACTATTAAAATCGTCTCTCATCTTGTAAAAACTCATAAGCCTTTTGGACTTGCTTAAATTTTTCTTCAGCACCTTTTCTATGCTCTTCTCCTAAATGCTCTACGCGATCTGGATGATATTTTTTAGCCATAGTACGGTAAGCCTTTTTAATTTGGTCTACAGTTGCCGTTTTATCAATTTCCAAAATCTTATAAGCATTATCACTACTGTTATAAAACATCGCTTTTATACTGGAATAATCACGGCTACTTATCCCTAAATAGTTCGCTATTCTGTGGATTTCATCCTCTTCATCGTCTGTAACCATTCCATCCGCTTTTCCAATTCCAAAAAGAAAATGCACCAACTGTAAACGCGACGCATGATCCATCATGTCATGGATTTGATTACACACATCTCTAGTAGATACGTTTTGGTTACTTATTTTTTTAAATAACTTAAACGCTTTGTTTGCTCTATCCTTACCATAAAGTTCTACAAATTTATTACGCACAAAATCCAACTCACTTTGCTCTTGTTTTCCATCTGCCTTTATAACTACAGACGCTAATACTAGCAAACTAACTTCAAAATCTCCCGAAGTGGTTTCCGCACGACGTTGTTTTTGCGACTTACGTTTAGATTGTTTTTTGTATTTTGATTCATTTCTTTGCTGACTATCAGCACGACCATTACCCAACAATTGCCCTTTACTTGACATAGAATCCCCTAAACTACCAAGGGCTAACCCTATAATAGCTCCAATTGGACCACCTAATGTCCATCCTAAAGTTGCGCCTATCCATTTTAATCCAGCCATAAATATTGTTCTAATTTAAAAAAAGTAAATATACTACTTTGTTAGTATACTTTAAATCTGATTTGTTACTGATGCAACTAGCTTGGTGCGTTAAGGATGGAGCGGCCTGTCTGAGCTCCTCGGAGAGAGCGAGTAGCGATAGCCTGACCTTATGACACCATAAGTGTTATAAGGTAACGCCATAATAATTTTTGCACGGTTTTTGATTATCTTTGCATGAGATAGATTTATAAACAAAAAATTACAAAAATATGTATCCAGCAGAATTAGTAAAACCAATGCGTGAGGACTTAACCAAAGTAGGTTTTGAAGAATTGCATACCGCTGAAGCAGTAAACACTGCAATTGCAAAAGAAGGAACAACTTTAGTGGTTGTAAATTCAGTTTGTGGTTGTGCAGCTGCAAATGCAAGACCAGGAGCAAGCATGAGCTTAGAAAACGCAAAAAAACCAACGAATATAGTTACAGTTTTTGCAGGTGTTGATAAAGACGCAGTTGATCAAGCAAGAGCACACATGGTCCCTTTTCCTCCAAGCTCGCCATGTATGGCATTATTTAAAAATGGAGAATTAGTACACATGTTAGAGCGTCATCATATTGAGGGAAGACCTGCAGAATTAATTGCAGAAAACCTTATGGATGCTTATAACGAACATTGCTAAGCCACTTCTTACTGATAACATAAGTCGCTTTTAAGCTAAGTATTATAAAAAAACCACGTTTTTTAAACGTGGTTTTTCTATTTTTGAAAGATAGAATCTTAACAGTAAAATGAGAAAAATTTTAGCCTATCCCTTATCTATTATTTATTACCTATTTTTCGGGTTAACATTAGTTGTTTTTCACCCTATACAATGGTTCTGCTTTAATGTGTTTGGCTATAAGGCGCACAAAACAAGTGTTGACCTTTTACAGTTTTGCTTAATGCGCTGTGTCAACCTTTTATTTACAAGCCAAAAGTTAATTAACCCCTATAAATTAGATAATTCACATCCCGTAATAATTGTGTCTAATCACCAAAGCATGGCAGACATCCCGCCATTAATGTGGTATTTTAGAAAACATCACGTCAAATTTGTTAGCAAAAAAGAGCTAGGTAAAGGTTTACCAAGTGTCTCTTATAATCTAAGACATGGAGGTTCTGCCTTAATTGACAGAAAAAACCCGAGACAAGCTATTGTTGCTATCCGGAAATTTGCCGATTATATTGAGTCTACCAATCGCGCTGCTGTTATATTCCCGGAAGGTACTAGAAGTCGTGACGGAAAACCAAAACCTTTTCAAACTAAGGGATTAGAGACGTTAATAAAATATATACCAAGTGCTGTCATTATACCAGTAACAATCAATAATTCATGGAAAAACCTGCGTTATGGCAAGTTTCCTTTAGGCATTGGTAATAACATAACATTTACAGCTCACAAACCCGTAAAAGCCAGTGATTTTGAGGATACAAAAGCACTACTTACACACATAGAAACCACTATTAAAAATAGTATTAAAATATAAGATTATGTCATTAAAAAACGTAAGATTAGAGGTAATGTCTTTTTTAGAGAAAGATGTAGAATCGTTAATAGAAAAATATTTAATACCAGTGGAAAAAATCTGGCAACCGACAGATTTTTTACCTAATTCTGAAGGCCCAAATTTTCTAGAAGAGGTTAAAGAAATTAGAGAGCTATCTAAAGAATTACCTTACGATTTCTGGGTTGTATTAGTTGGTGATATGATTACAGAAGAAGCCCTACCTACATACGAATCTTGGTTAATGGACGTAGAAGGTATTGATCAAAACGAACGTAACGGTTGGGCAAAATGGATTAGACATTGGACTGCCGAAGAAAATCGTCATGGAGATGTCCTTAACAAGTACCTATACCTTTCTGGTCGTGTTAATATGAAAGAAATTGAGCAAACCACACAACATCTTATTGCTGATGGTTTTGATATTGGTACTGCCCAAGATCCCTACAAAAACTTTGTTTACACGAGTTTTCAAGAACTAGCAACCTACGTCTCTCATAATCGCGTAGCTAAACTTGCAAAAGCAAAAGGAAACAAGCAATTATCTAGAATGTGTAAAATAATTTCTGGTGACGAGATGAGACACCATCATGCTTATAGCGAATTTGTCGAACGTATCTTTAAAGTAGATCCTAGTCAAATGATGTTAGCGTTTCAATACATGATGAAACAAAAAATAACAATGCCTGCACATTTTTTAAGAGAGTCAGGAGGGAAAATCGGCTCTGTTTTTGAAGAATTTTCTAACACAGCGCAACGTATTGGTGTTTATACATCAATGGATTACATTGAAATTTTACAAAAATTAATAGCACGTTGGGAAATAGACAAAATTTCGGGTTTAACTGATGAAGCTGAAAAAGCGCGTGACTACCTAATGAAACTTCCAAGTAGAATGTTACGTTTGGCTGACAGAATTAAAATCCCTGAAAACGCTTACCAATTTAAATGGGTACAACCAGCTAAGCTATAACACTATGATAAATCATGATTTAATTGAAGCGACTAAAGATTTTGTAAAAGAGACCTTAAAAGATGCTGAAAGTGGACATGACTGGTTTCATATAGAGCGCGTTTACAAAAACGCGCTTTTGATTGCAAAAGGCGAAACCGTAGACTTATTAGTGGTTAGCCTTGGTGCTTTACTACATGATATAGCGGATAGTAAATTCCACAATGGAGATAGCACTATTGGCCCAAAAGTGGCTGGTGATTTTTTATTAAAACACAATGTAGACTCGGCAACCATAAATCATGTTATTAAGATTATTGAAAACATCTCCTATAGTTCTAATATAGGAATAGAAAACGCATTTAAATCTATCGTGTTGGACGTTGTGCAAGATGCAGACCGATTAGATGCTATTGGCGCTATTGGTATTGCACGCACCTTTAATTACGGAGGGTTTAAAAATAGAACACTTTACAATCCGGAAATTAAACCCAATTTAAATTTGACTAAAGCCGAATACAAAGCTTCTAACGCACCAACCATTAATCATTTTTACGAAAAACTGTTACTTCTAAAGGATATGATGAACACCAAAACCGGTGCCAAAATAGCAAAACAAAGACACCAATACATGGTTGATTTTTTACAGCAATTTGATGCTGAGTGGGAAGGGAAAAGATAACAATCTATTCCATTTGCATTACGCACATAAAATTTATAAAAAACACAATGGTGAAAAAAATAACGCTTTTCGTTTTAGCAAGTATTGCCTTTATATCCTGCCAACGGGACCATGAAGTTAAACCGTATTCTTATTACCATTGGAAAACAGAGTTCTCTTTACCTCAATCCGAAAAAAAACTAATAACCAATAGTTTGAGCGAGAAACTATATCTCAGGTTTTTTGACATTGTATATAATGAAAAACAACAAAATGCGCTTCCTGTCGCTACAACTCAATTCACAAAAGACACAGCGCTTCCATTTAATAAAGTAGTCCCTGTTATTTTTATTAGGAACAGTGTGTTTACCAACGCTTCTAATGTTAATTTAGATCAATTAGCCAGAAATACAATACAGAAGATTGATCGCTTACTTTCAAAAAACTTTAATAATACGATCATTTGTGAAGACATTCAAATTGATTGTGATTGGTCTCAAAGTACAAAAACCTCTTTTTTTAGCTTCTTAGAGTCTTTAAAAAAACATAGCCCTGACCGCTTAATAACCTCAACCGTGAGGTTGCATCAAATAAAATATAGAGAAAAAACAGGAGTTCCACCGGTAGACAAGGT is drawn from Psychroserpens sp. NJDZ02 and contains these coding sequences:
- a CDS encoding metal-dependent transcriptional regulator; translated protein: MITLTEENYIKAIYHLGSNGEKNVNTNAIATALETKASSVTDMIKKLSEKGYADYKKYQGVTLTDEGRRVALNIIRKHRLWEVFLVEKLNFSWDEVHEVAEHLEHIKSEKLIDELDVFLGSPSHDPHGDPIPDKAGNFKHIEKIVLAKAETGGVYKCVGVDDTSSEFLKYLDSNNIALGTIITIQHKEPYDNSVKIEFDKTEIVVSQNVAKNLYLKKV
- a CDS encoding TonB-dependent receptor codes for the protein MRLIILFILTSCAFVNAQNTYQIQGKITSEGKPLSFANIYIEDISEGAVSDKNGNYSIKNLKPGTYTIIASFIGAKTKTKQAIITNDNAYVSFDLDYKNDLDEVVITGTRTEKRRTDSPVIVNLIDSETLQQVVATDLSEGLRFQPGLRVEMDCQTCNYSQIRMNGLQGGYSQILINGRPIFSPLTGLYGLEQIPVNMIERIEVVRGGVSALYGSSAIGGTVNVITKIPKKNGYNFSYAYQNIDGGADQNLINGNATVVSEDYKSGATFFISNRKRTAYDANNDNFSELPELKNTSFGVNAFYLPTENSKLEVNLSKLYEYRYGGEIVDKPAYLTQQSEERDHHVLMASLDYQINFNDDKNSLIFYYGGQRTDRDHYTGITPDDPNEQIDFFKDPPYGISEVTTHQGGIQLNNKFDDFLGGTTVLTAGLEYVYDDVMDQIIAYNYLIDQTTKNLGVFLQNDWEVTEELNFLAGFRLDNHNLVDTTIFSPRLSLLYKLKETTQFRLGWGTGFRAPQAFDTDLHIAFAGGGISRISLAENLIEERSNSFTASVNYDKASEHFIAGFTVEGFYTHLNDAFYQAPIGEDEFGERFEKRNGTGATVKGFTLEARANFDYVFQVEAGLTLQSSLFDDPVENIEGLDAKRDFLRTPNNYGYATFTYTPTKRLTASANLIYTGQMDIIHFAGENTGQAIDQYDTTDPFTELSLRLGYTFNLPKVSTDIELFGGVKNITNSYQTDFDTGKNRDSNYIYGPAAPRTVFIGLSINSL
- a CDS encoding thioredoxin family protein — translated: MRISLITILLFTATTVFSQTEKTVHWLNFEQLEDALKLKPKKVLIDFYADWCAPCLKMQKDVFTDSSIVNTINKEYYAVRMNAETSDTVHFGNQLFINNRLNKRNPIHQIPLLMAQQKNKPFSLPALVFLDEKFNATARYFQFLNVTQLYNILVNQH
- a CDS encoding metal ABC transporter solute-binding protein, Zn/Mn family, which translates into the protein MKKIILLLGITTILVGCNNNPKDNGKLNIVTTTTMLTDLVKNIGGDSININGLMGSGVDPHLYKASEGDVTKLVNADIIFFNGLHLEGKLVEVFEKMGSQTKTPIALADVIDKTTLIGSEYFASNYDPHVWFNISYFKQFATKVAAVLSEKDAKNADYYNANATAFLSKLDTLENTVNSKIETLPADKRILVTAHDAFNYFGKSYGFEVVGLQGISTATEAGVKDVQNLANFIIENKVNAIFIESSVPKRTIEALQEAVKSKGHDVKIGGTLYSDALGSAGTVEGTYIGMFEYNVNTIVNALK
- a CDS encoding metal ABC transporter ATP-binding protein, which produces MKQKIAVKVDDLTVAYNYKPVLWDIDLEIPEGVLMAIVGPNGAGKSTLIKSILGILKPIAGSVTIYDKPYDKQRKLVAYVPQKGSVDWDFPTTALDVVTMGTYGSLGWIKRPGQKEKKAALEALEKVGMLPFKSRQISQLSGGQQQRIFLARALVQNASIYFMDEPFQGVDATTEIAIINILKELRKAGKTVIVVHHDLQTVPEYFDWVTFLNVKKIATGPVKDIFNDDNLTKTYGINYKVSIQE
- a CDS encoding metal ABC transporter permease, whose product is MDLQEYFSLVFSDYTLRTITLGTAILGAVTGMLGSFAVLRKQSLLGDAISHAALPGIAIAFLITGAKDSNTLLLGALVSGLIGTFWIRSIVKKTHLKSDTALGLILSLFFGFGMLLLTFIQKQPNANQAGLDKYLFGQAATLVESDVWMMATVTGLCLFVLLLFWKEFKILLFDADYTKTLGFNTKFIDVLITSFIVLAIVLGLQTVGVVLMSAMLLAPAAAARQWTNSLSKMVFLAAIFGAFSGVFGTAISASQTNLSTGPVIVLVASVFVVFSFVFSPSRGLLFKQIRFIKNRRDLELHKTLAFMHHIAETHDDISHPHAIKLLNNFQGFTRKTLQNLVEKKYVTLDGNMWSLTKTGFETAANLYTKQATEDE
- a CDS encoding metal ABC transporter permease → MNSAQIEIQLIASLVALACAIPGTFLVLRKMAMISDAISHSILPGIVVGFFITQDLNSPLLIVLAAFTGVITVVLVEYIQKTGLVKEDTAIGLVFPALFSIGVILIAKNANDVHLDVDAVLVGELALAPFDRLVVSGVDIGPKSLWIIGTILLITTTLLIAFYKELKVSTFDKGLAASLGFSPAIIHYGLMTVSSITTVGAFDAVGAILVVALMIAPAATAYLLTTNLKKMLALAAFFGVFSAISGYWLAHLLDASIAGSITTMLGLLFLAVYLFAPNKGVIAVMYREKQQRIEVSLLTFLLHLKNHSEVEERHVNHLREHINWQKIRAKTVLELALKNNMIAVNNNVVSLTDKGDTFTSKAIDYIITNEDAQIEDMKDDFFLFRG
- a CDS encoding TerB family tellurite resistance protein, translated to MAGLKWIGATLGWTLGGPIGAIIGLALGSLGDSMSSKGQLLGNGRADSQQRNESKYKKQSKRKSQKQRRAETTSGDFEVSLLVLASVVIKADGKQEQSELDFVRNKFVELYGKDRANKAFKLFKKISNQNVSTRDVCNQIHDMMDHASRLQLVHFLFGIGKADGMVTDDEEDEIHRIANYLGISSRDYSSIKAMFYNSSDNAYKILEIDKTATVDQIKKAYRTMAKKYHPDRVEHLGEEHRKGAEEKFKQVQKAYEFLQDERRF